From the Drosophila willistoni isolate 14030-0811.24 chromosome 2L unlocalized genomic scaffold, UCI_dwil_1.1 Seg168, whole genome shotgun sequence genome, the window CCAAAAATCTGCACTACCATGTTCCTGGCATCTTCCATGCGCGCGACAGAATCCAACTGGACAGCTTGAAGCAGGCCAAGAAGGCTATGGACGCAGCGCTTAAATCGAAGGCCGAGTCGGATCAAAAGCGGGCAGACGCAGAGGCTGAACAGCAGCGATTACGCCCTGCCCCCAAAGAACCAGAAGTTTTGGTACCAGCTAAACAAAAGCTATCTTTTGCCACTCAATTGCGTGATCGTATGGCGCTTGAGGGTTCCACTATTAAGTTTGTGGCCACGGTCATTGGACCAGAGCCCAATACTCGCTGGATGAAGGATGACAAATGGGTCGTAGTTGGtggaaatattaaaaatcttTCCGAAGAGGGCAAAGCCATTCTCGAGATCAGCAATGTCACCTCTGCCGACTCGGGCGTATACAAGTGTGTAGCCAAAAATGATCTCAGCGAAATCGAAACGTCTTGCTACTTCAAGGTGTATGCGGCACAGGCCGATGGCGATGAATCCGAGCCCATATTCGCCCTACCCCTGCGAGGTATTTCTGTATGTCTGTGCCAGTCCTcgaatatgtgtgtgtgtgtcagtggTTCTATTTTTTTCATGTCACCACACCAATACGAAACACAAGAAGATCGAATGAACACATTTTTCTCGTTGATTGTCGCCGATTGAGGCCGTCCGTGTACAAAAATAGACATATTGATTGATTTGCTTTCTAATTCTCTTGTACATTTGCAACAATCTATGTAGATGTGTATCATGCATCGCAGAACGATTTAATTCTCGACACGAAGGTGCGAGGCAATCCCCGTCCCGCAATCTCGTGGACTAAAGATCAGATACCCGTGGTGCTTGACGATCGCATCGTACAAATCGAGCATTTGGACGGCATCTGTGAGCTGATCATAAACAAACCAACGACGAATGACAATGGCATCTATGTTTGCACGGCAAAGAACAAATTGGGCAGTCAGTCGACCACTCACACCGTTGTTGTCGACACCACACACAACTCGCGCCGTTCGAGTGTACTCTCTGCAATGCAGGAAGGTGAATCTGCCGATGGCCAGGCCAAGGCCAAggccaagaagaagaagagtgTTCAAGAAGAACCAGCGGGCGGAGAGGGTGGTTATGAGCGTCGCAGCCGGATGCCAGATCCCAGCCCCAAGCAAATGCTTTATTTCACAGTCAATTTGTCTAATCGCTATGTGGCCGAGGGATCCAAGGTCAAGTTACAGGCGGTTATTGGAGGTCCCGAACCCACaattaaatggcaaaaagaTGACCAGAATGTTCAGTACGGACCTCGTATCCGCAACATGAATCGTGACAGTTTGGCGGTTTTGGAGTTTGTTAATGCTCAAGCCGAGGATTCGGGCACCTATACTATCATTGCGCAGAATGAATTCTGTAAGATAACTACCTCAGCATTGCTGCATGTCTACCAGCCAAAGGTCGATACGGATGTGCAACCAGTCTTCATTCGCTCTCTAAAAGGTAAGCAGGCAGACGCATTGACGTTCAAAATTAGACACCATTATGCAATGACTTCCATTAGTCATTGTGCAACAATCTTGTCATTCCGAACTTATGTAACATGTGTTGTTATTTCTGCTATCTATCAGAGACCTATCATCTCAACAGTAATGAATTGATTTTGGAGACCGCTGTGCGCGGTCAACCTACACCAGAGGTGCAGTGGTTTAAGGACAGCGTTGAAATCCAAAGCGGTGGTCGCTATCAGATTCTTGAACACCAAGATGGAACCTGTGAGCTACTCATCGATCGCCCAGACAATAAGGACTCTGGCAAATATGTAGTCAAGGCCGAGAGTCGTGCTGGAAAAATGGAGATTTCTCACTATGTGCTCTTCGAGGGTAAGGCGCATCACATTGCGGATAACATTCACGGAGTTTTCCATGCCGACAAAAGTCTAATGCGTCCCAAAGAAGTGGAAAAGCCCGTTGAAAAGAAACCAGCACCAGTCGAACCAGCTGCTGCCGAAAGCGAAGGTGAAGGAAGCAAAGGTCGAGGCCGCAAGAAGAATGAAGAAGATGAAAGTGCTTCGGCCTATGCATCGGACTACGCCTCAGATACGGCTAGTTTGTCGAGCAAGCGGCGCGAAAAGAACATTGTTATTCATTTCAGTACTTCAATGAGGGATCGTGTTGTAGCCGAGGGTTCCAAAGTGAAGATATCATGCTTCCTTGATGCAAAGGAACCTCAAGTAAAATGGTTCAAAGATGGTGAACAAATCCAAAATTCTCCGAAGCTTCGCGGACGTTACAGCGAAGGCCTTTGTCTCTTAGAAATCACAAGCGCCACCGTAGAAGACAATGGCGAGTACAAGTGCTGGGGTCGTGACGAGACCGGAGAAGCTTCCACTTCGTGTAGATTGGAGGTCTATGAAAGCCCCGGAACAGGCGATGTTCCTCCAACATTTACGCGCAATATTAAGGACACTTTGCACGGCAAGATCAACGAACTCCAGTTGGATGTACATGTTCGTGGATTGCCAACACCATCGATCACATGGGTTAAGGATGGTGTCAAGATTGAGAATAGTGATAAATACCAACAGGTTGATCACGAAGACGGCACAAGTGAGCTGTTCATTAGTCATCCGAAGCAGTCGGATAGCGGAAAATATGTTTGTCAAGCTGAAAATCGTGAGGGAAAGACGGAAATTGTGCATATGGTGACTGTGGAACCTCGTGTACGGGCACCACGATTGTCGCCACCAAGAGAGGGCAGACCACCTCGTCCAGGAGGAGCAGCTGAAGAAGATGAAGCAGCTGCAGGCGAAGAAGGTGCAGAAGGCGAAGCAGGTGAGGGCGGCGAGAAGAAGCGCAGGAAACCAAAGCCCGACGAAGAAGAGCAGACGAGCTCGAGGAGAGAAGTGCCAGCACCACCAGATCTAAGGAAACGTTTGTACTTCAGGAATTTCTTATCTAACCGGACTGTACTCTCGGGAAGCAATGTAAAGTGGATGGTCAACATTGACGGGCCGGAGCCAACTGCCAAATGGTTCCATGGCGATCAACCAATTGCTTTCGGACCCAAGAGCAAAATGTCTATGCAAGATGGCATTGCCTGGTTGAACTTGGTTGGAGTCACTGAAGAAGATGCCGGAGAATATACGTTGAGAGTAAGAGGATCCGAAAACGAAATAGTGAGCACTTGCAACCTCTTTGTTTACAGCACGGGTAAAGCTGAGGTTATTCCGCCCACTTTTGTTGTGGGTATTAAAGGTGGGACATTgattgtggtttttttttgaaggAGTACGTCCAGCTGTATGTCCAAATTGGTTTGAGTTATATGTAATTTAAGTCAACTAACCCCAACTTGATACCAAATTTGTTCTGTGATGTTGTCTTATGTGTTTTGTGGCCTgtcactttttattttattgtagaTGCATATCATTCCCAAAATAATCAGCTCTTTTTGGAGTGCAAGGTGTCAGGCAGTCCTAAACCTCAAATCTATTGGCAGAAGGATAATACATTGCTGCCCATAGAAGGTTCTAAATACCAATATGCCGAGCAAAATGATGGAATCAAGCAATTGATTATTTCGAATTTGGGTCCCCAGGATTCTGGTCTCTACACTTGTTATGCTGAAAGCGAAAATGGTCAaatgaaaataagtaaatttgTACAGACTTCTGACTACTTAAGGGGAAGAATAATTGATAAGAAACCAATCGATGTAGTcgaagaaaatataaaacgaGAAGAATCAGGCAGAACTATGACCACTGATAGTTCCCTGGCCAAGACAAAGGCCCGCGAAGCCAAGTTGCGTCTTAGCCTGGAGACGAAATTAAAGACCATGACAATCGGCAGTGGCAACAAAGCTCAATTGATATGCTATGTTACGGGCTTCATTGAGGATGTATATTGGATGAAGGATGACGAACGTGTAACCAAAGACGCCCGTCATAAGATCTATAATATAAACGGAGCCATCAGTTTGGAAATCTATGATGCTAGAGTCGAGGATAGTGGCCACTATCGGTGTATCGTAAAGAATAGCAAACAGACCGTTGAAAGTGCAGGACAACTTAGCGTACTGGACGAGTCCAAAGGACAATTACCTGAAAGCTTTTCAAGTGGAATTACAGGTATGTGAAACCTTTACCTTTATATCGAGTTAtctaattaatttaataaatttatgtcGCCTTTCAGAATCCTATGATGACCAGCGTAATGAAATTGTTCTGAGCTGCTATGTTCACGGTCGTCCAAGTATTAGCTGGATGCGTGATGATCATTCGATATGCAACAATCGATACAAAACACTGGAAGAGCCAGGCGGTTTGCGTAAGCTAGTTATACGAAATCCTATATCATCCGACTGTGGCATCTTTGCCTGCTATGCTGAGCACGAAGAGAGAATTGACTCCATCAGTACAACAATTAGAGCCAGCGATTTGAAACGATTGATCACAGTACCTAGTCAAAGTAACGAGCGTGAAGAATGGCGAAGCCAGTCGCAATCGCAGTCTCAGATTAGCCCTGCAAGCCATTTAAATGGTCATGGAGATCTTCAACGTGTTGGCGATCGCATTTTACGAAGTGTTGACCAGTCCAAGCCACTTTTCCATACATTACTACACGATCGCACCATCTCCGAGGGAGGCAATTTACGTTTAGTTTGCTCTGTTTCGGGTCATGAGAATACGCACATTGAATGGCTAAAGAACCACAAACCATTGCCCAGGGATACTCGCTATCAGACTGTCTATATGAATGGTGAAGCCTCCTTGGAAATCTTCGCCGCAGTTGCCGATGATAGTGGCAATTATACTTGCTGTGCCACAAACGATTTTGGAGAGAGTTTAACTCATGCCCAACTACGGGTATATAAACACTTCAAGGAAGCTACAATGCCAAGTACTTTTACGCAGCCAATTCGAGGTATAAGCCAGGAAAAAAGAGCTTTGGGTTACCATCACTTTCGCctttttgcacatttttttatgttttcgtTTTATGTTCTAATtgcttttgatttgtttttctaACTTTTATTGGCCATGTTTTTAGCTAATTGATATTTACTTTTTCGCAGACACATATTCTCTTAATGAGAATGAGTTAGTTCTGGATTGCCGCGTACGTGGCCAGCCACGTCCCGAAATTCAATGGATGAAGGGCAATGAATATATCGAGCCCGAGGGCCGATATCAGCAAGTGGATCAGGCCGATGGCTACTCTAAATTGATCATACGTAATCCCACTGAAAAGGATTCTGGCATCTATTCGTGTGTGGCACGCAACGAAGGAGCCGAAAATAAGATGCCCCATCACGTGGACTTCAAGGGACGTGAACATTACACATTGGAGAAGACGCACGGTTTCTTCCATCGCGATCCCAACAAGCCGCACTTCCTAACACCATTGGGCAATCAGACGGTTTGCAACGGCGGCACAGTTGCCATTTCCGCCGAATTCATGCAGACAAGCACGCCCATTGAGGTCAAATGGTATCGCGATCGCCGTGCTGTCGAGGGACCCAATGTCAAATCTCTAGCCGATCGTGGCGTTTACACGCTAACCATTATGAATGCCTCACCTGAATGGGAGGGCACATACACGTGCCGTGCATCCAATGCATATGGACGCATTGAATCTCATGCTAATGTTGATGTTACCATTGCCGATACCAAAGACGAACGTCCACCGTTATTCCTGTCTAGGCCAGATACTGAAATGAAGATTGCTGTCGGTGATCCGTTCTCCATATCTTTCCGCATTGCAGGCGATCCGAAACCGAAGCGTAAGTCCAAATGAAGTCGATAGGCAGATGAATCATTTAAGTCATTGATTTTTTGATCTTTAAATAGTCACCTTTATGAAAGGCACTAAGGACATTACCCAATCGGATAAGGTCAGCAAAGAGGTATCCGATGATTACACCAGATTCACAGTGCAGCAAGCTCAAATCTCTGATTCGGGCACCtactttgttgttgctcgCAACAACAACGGCACGGACAGGATATTCGTGACTGTAACGGTAGGTTCTTACATATTTTTTGGAGGCAATCTTTGTGTTAATTGTTTGCGtgttcatatttttttaacgCTTCTGCTTATTAACTTGCCGCAATTCTTTATCTTCTTTCTCTTCCTCCTTAGATTAAAATaccgaaaaagaaagaaagctTAGCTTAAAGCTTATTAATTAACTCtacatattatatacatattcattttcgttttgccaaaagaaaaaaagaaaattttgaaaaaccttTCGCCTATGCCAAAATTTAGATACTTTTAATCCTCAGTCTTGGCTTCCTGCTAACTCTACTCTATGTGTTCACTCAAAAAGCAATATAATAACATCGTTCTGACTACAAAATTTATAGGTAAACCCGCGCACACGATCCGAAACGCCAACCCAACCACGATGGGGTCTACCCTTGGACAGTTACAGTGATACAACCTATTTCCGAGGTGAGTGTGAATTCCATGGGGAatttttcatgtgtgtgtctgtttgtgtgtgtttgtgaagAGATTTTCCGTTTTTCCTAGTATCCTTGCGTTGTCCGTTCATGTTAAATGTCACAGTTTTACCACACTTTTATCTCATTGTTGCTGGCACTGTATACTTTTTGCAGATCGTTCCGATATTCAGCGCTATATATACAAACGACCAAATCAAGAAATTTCCTGTGAGAAATACGAATTCGTGtatttatctttatcttttgTTAGTATTTTCCTGAACGATTGAcattatttttacttttactactttattttatttatcatATTTTATCGAATATAATGTATTATATAAAGCACAGCAATCCAGCTTATACATTTACGTAgtgaaaacaagaaaaaaacaaaaataaaaaatgaattctCCGGGGCGTAATGAGTTTGATTGGATGGTTAAATGCCTTAAATAGAATTCCAAACTGTTTCCTTGACTTTTTGcctaaatatgtacatatatgatttTGTTTATAGACCCACCAGGTTGCATATCGACTGAACCGTTGGTTGTCGATTCCGGACCCACACACATCTCTCTGTCGTGGGGCAAGCCGGTGAGTGGCAATTCGGCTCCAGTTATAGCCTACAAGGTGGAATCCTGGATCCTTGGTCATGAGGGTGGCGCCTATTGGCGTGAATTGGGTCTAAGTCCGATTAACTCTTTCGATGCTTTCAATTTGAAACCAAATTTGGAATACCATTTCCGTGTAACGCCCAAGAATCGCTATGGCTGGGGTCCAGCGGTGCAAACAAGTTCCCCTCTGCAGGTGGGCGGCGTCGAATGTCTACCAGAGTTTGTGAAAATTCTACCTGGTCAGGTGAAAGCATTGCTCGGCTCTTCGTTCACCCTGCAATGTAATATGCGTGGCGCTCCAAGACCACAAGTCACTTGGTATAAGGATGGCATTCAGTTGAGCAGCAGCTCAGAGCGGGTCAAAATACGACAAATTGGTTCCACCTGCGCTTTGACCATAACGACAGTAAGCGAATTGGATTCGGGTCGCTATACCTGTGAGGCTACAAATGCCAAGGGGCGTGTCTCTACATTTGCACGTCTACAAGTTGT encodes:
- the LOC6643383 gene encoding muscle M-line assembly protein unc-89 isoform X2, which translates into the protein MGETDGDVEEAAPAQETLQVPTQKKRKLKSPTPGSLRGRSATPIHGRSQTPFTLYMTRRSATPSTWRSITPFLKREEKEKTPFELGRDIKSQTTCNIAVFDRALVMDISEPLDVQKPVRYITSDLSVIDRAAVMDVSNVEVIYVVEEYEEVEEEELIEEVKPKKKEKKARKPRTQRKSIDKEASPSGEADEFGEFGAEDREDSVDFDESDEPVKKGKKKAPPKKKDKKEKSPSPKLTLKLEMGGGQKASKKMFEQQAAAPKPPPKKSKMVLQMEEQAKAAAKAAEEEANRAKPKGETFEERQKRLKAEKEEEERLEAEQRALEEAEAEAEAEEDEDVEGEGDEATEAGTAYGDEQSNIGTEAGGEDAEEDEEADEVAALPEKRRGSDSSDDFVRPDPYDEERWQRIAAVEGEEFMMQMRKYSIAKRVSEKERDADWQRRREQARMPKFINFLSDRTVEAGQNVRLACAVDGPELSAKWFKDRRQLERDGTHRISNNNNILVLEVVNTNILDSGEYSCVISNQNDEVTSSCIVTVYEVFKDEPKPPSIQYIKEYYHLRDDELTIECHVHGVPRPVITWWRGAFQVKPSYKFTMLEEAHGVCKLLIYKPGNKDGGIYTLKAFNSSGEAQINHTVEVAKNLHYHVPGIFHARDRIQLDSLKQAKKAMDAALKSKAESDQKRADAEAEQQRLRPAPKEPEVLVPAKQKLSFATQLRDRMALEGSTIKFVATVIGPEPNTRWMKDDKWVVVGGNIKNLSEEGKAILEISNVTSADSGVYKCVAKNDLSEIETSCYFKVYAAQADGDESEPIFALPLRDVYHASQNDLILDTKVRGNPRPAISWTKDQIPVVLDDRIVQIEHLDGICELIINKPTTNDNGIYVCTAKNKLGSQSTTHTVVVDTTHNSRRSSVLSAMQEGESADGQAKAKAKKKKSVQEEPAGGEGGYERRSRMPDPSPKQMLYFTVNLSNRYVAEGSKVKLQAVIGGPEPTIKWQKDDQNVQYGPRIRNMNRDSLAVLEFVNAQAEDSGTYTIIAQNEFCKITTSALLHVYQPKVDTDVQPVFIRSLKETYHLNSNELILETAVRGQPTPEVQWFKDSVEIQSGGRYQILEHQDGTCELLIDRPDNKDSGKYVVKAESRAGKMEISHYVLFEGKAHHIADNIHGVFHADKSLMRPKEVEKPVEKKPAPVEPAAAESEGEGSKGRGRKKNEEDESASAYASDYASDTASLSSKRREKNIVIHFSTSMRDRVVAEGSKVKISCFLDAKEPQVKWFKDGEQIQNSPKLRGRYSEGLCLLEITSATVEDNGEYKCWGRDETGEASTSCRLEVYESPGTGDVPPTFTRNIKDTLHGKINELQLDVHVRGLPTPSITWVKDGVKIENSDKYQQVDHEDGTSELFISHPKQSDSGKYVCQAENREGKTEIVHMVTVEPRVRAPRLSPPREGRPPRPGGAAEEDEAAAGEEGAEGEAGEGGEKKRRKPKPDEEEQTSSRREVPAPPDLRKRLYFRNFLSNRTVLSGSNVKWMVNIDGPEPTAKWFHGDQPIAFGPKSKMSMQDGIAWLNLVGVTEEDAGEYTLRVRGSENEIVSTCNLFVYSTGKAEVIPPTFVVGIKDTYSLNENELVLDCRVRGQPRPEIQWMKGNEYIEPEGRYQQVDQADGYSKLIIRNPTEKDSGIYSCVARNEGAENKMPHHVDFKGREHYTLEKTHGFFHRDPNKPHFLTPLGNQTVCNGGTVAISAEFMQTSTPIEVKWYRDRRAVEGPNVKSLADRGVYTLTIMNASPEWEGTYTCRASNAYGRIESHANVDVTIADTKDERPPLFLSRPDTEMKIAVGDPFSISFRIAGDPKPKLTFMKGTKDITQSDKVSKEVSDDYTRFTVQQAQISDSGTYFVVARNNNGTDRIFVTVTIKIPKKKESLA